One genomic region from Desulfuromonas sp. TF encodes:
- a CDS encoding YgcG family protein yields MTFRRILILLALLLLPLRAAALDVPETTGYINDRAGILSAETEQKLESFLRGFEQSDSTQIVVLTVDSLEGESLDEYALKVAESWGIGQERTDNGALLLIAKEERKVRIEVGYGLEGRLTDLLSGRIIDNEITPRFKAGDFDGGVIAGVAAMVEAVRGEYQGRPARKKERNPLGLLALLLFLGPGLMFLGGGPRSRRSRHYRHGGFWIGGGGFGGGRGGGFGGGGFSGGGGGFGGGGASGGW; encoded by the coding sequence ATGACTTTTCGCCGAATACTTATCCTGCTCGCCCTCCTGCTCCTGCCCCTGCGGGCGGCGGCCCTGGACGTTCCCGAAACCACCGGCTACATCAACGATCGGGCCGGCATCCTTTCTGCCGAAACCGAGCAGAAGCTGGAGAGCTTTCTGCGAGGATTCGAGCAGAGCGATTCCACACAGATCGTCGTCCTCACCGTCGACTCCCTGGAAGGAGAGTCGCTCGATGAGTACGCCCTTAAGGTCGCCGAGAGCTGGGGCATCGGCCAGGAGAGAACGGACAACGGCGCCCTGCTGCTCATTGCCAAAGAGGAGCGCAAGGTCCGCATCGAGGTCGGCTACGGCCTCGAGGGACGGCTGACCGACCTCCTCTCCGGCAGGATCATCGACAACGAGATCACCCCCCGCTTCAAGGCCGGAGACTTCGACGGCGGAGTCATCGCCGGGGTGGCGGCCATGGTCGAGGCGGTGCGCGGCGAGTACCAGGGGCGGCCCGCCCGAAAGAAAGAGCGCAATCCCCTGGGGCTGCTGGCCCTCCTGCTCTTTCTCGGTCCCGGCCTGATGTTCCTCGGCGGCGGCCCGCGCAGCCGGCGCTCCCGTCACTACCGACACGGCGGCTTCTGGATCGGCGGCGGAGGATTCGGCGGGGGAAGGGGCGGAGGCTTCGGCGGCGGAGGTTTTTCCGGCGGCGGAGGCGGCTTCGGCGGCGGTGGGGCATCGGGGGGATGGTAA
- a CDS encoding TPM domain-containing protein, translating to MAKLTANTFFTEEERKRIEEAVKAVEKSTSGEIVPMVVDASYEYPRAEILGAGFFSLASAVFLTWLFGGESIWVFLPLFFLFYFPFKLMIRQFPALRRRLIHPAEIDVEVEEKALVSFLERGLHRTRDETGILILISLFEHRVFVLADRGINAIVPADTWDEIVHTVTEGIRSGRTCEALCAAIGRCGELLEQHFPVRTGDTDELPNLILD from the coding sequence ATGGCTAAACTTACAGCAAATACCTTCTTCACCGAAGAAGAGCGAAAGCGCATCGAAGAGGCGGTCAAAGCCGTCGAGAAGAGCACCAGCGGGGAGATTGTGCCGATGGTGGTGGACGCTTCCTACGAATACCCTAGGGCGGAGATCCTGGGGGCCGGTTTCTTCTCCCTGGCCTCCGCCGTTTTTTTGACCTGGCTCTTCGGCGGCGAGTCGATCTGGGTTTTTCTCCCCCTCTTCTTCCTGTTCTACTTCCCCTTCAAGCTGATGATCCGGCAATTTCCGGCTCTTCGGCGGCGCCTCATCCATCCGGCGGAAATCGACGTCGAGGTTGAGGAGAAAGCCCTTGTCTCCTTCCTCGAACGGGGACTGCACCGCACCCGCGACGAGACCGGCATCCTCATCCTCATCTCCCTCTTCGAGCATCGGGTCTTCGTCCTCGCCGACCGCGGCATCAACGCCATCGTTCCCGCCGATACCTGGGACGAGATCGTCCATACCGTCACCGAGGGGATCCGCAGCGGAAGGACCTGCGAAGCCCTCTGCGCCGCCATTGGACGCTGCGGTGAGCTGCTTGAACAGCACTTCCCGGTACGGACCGGCGATACGGACGAGCTGCCGAACCTGATTCTGGATTAA
- a CDS encoding exonuclease SbcCD subunit D, translating to MPLRFIHTADVHLGKTYRTSPGEAERYEDFFICLAGIVADALRESVDFVLIAGDLFHTGQILPRTFARTIETLQPLKDAGIPCVAVEGNHDWIHRRDNISWMEALSQMGYLRLLRPSRTPDGGYRFDSFAPEKGGGHTEIKGLNIYGIGYIGAQAGSHVERICQAVTTVNNLLLFHVGLWTYSPVEIGNMHPAEALPLAGVFDYVALGHGHKPYVTATPEGRPYAFNPGSPERVNFGEEKYDKGYYLVTVENGKFSPVFRPTDPRPMLAATIDLDGANDADQALERFRTQAAEALAGTDDERRPLFDIRLKGRVGFHPFELGRERLRRLLEEIAAPLHVEIRSSLSLVVRGGEEEAVKKSLGEIERDVLKELIGAGSEYQGREEELARLALSLRDAVQRGNVDGDELLALLEGMDE from the coding sequence TCCGATTTATCCACACCGCCGACGTCCACCTCGGCAAGACCTACCGCACCTCCCCCGGCGAAGCCGAGCGCTACGAGGACTTCTTCATCTGTCTCGCAGGCATCGTCGCCGATGCTTTGCGAGAGTCCGTCGATTTCGTTCTGATCGCCGGCGACCTCTTCCATACCGGGCAGATCCTGCCGCGCACCTTCGCCCGAACCATCGAGACCCTTCAGCCCCTTAAGGATGCCGGAATCCCCTGCGTCGCCGTCGAAGGGAACCACGACTGGATCCACCGCCGCGACAATATCTCCTGGATGGAAGCCCTCTCGCAGATGGGATACCTCCGCCTTCTTCGCCCCTCGCGCACACCGGACGGGGGATACCGTTTCGACTCCTTCGCCCCGGAAAAGGGAGGCGGCCACACTGAAATCAAAGGACTCAACATCTACGGCATCGGCTATATCGGCGCCCAGGCCGGCAGTCACGTGGAGCGCATCTGCCAGGCGGTAACCACGGTAAACAATCTGCTTCTTTTTCACGTCGGCCTGTGGACCTATTCGCCGGTGGAGATCGGCAACATGCATCCCGCCGAAGCTCTTCCCCTGGCGGGGGTTTTCGACTACGTGGCTCTGGGACACGGACACAAACCCTACGTCACCGCGACCCCGGAAGGACGCCCCTACGCCTTCAATCCAGGTTCCCCGGAGCGGGTGAACTTCGGCGAGGAAAAGTACGATAAGGGTTATTACCTGGTCACCGTCGAGAATGGAAAATTCTCCCCTGTTTTCCGTCCGACCGACCCCCGCCCCATGCTTGCCGCAACCATCGACCTCGACGGCGCCAATGACGCGGACCAGGCGCTGGAGCGCTTCCGCACGCAGGCGGCGGAAGCCCTGGCCGGCACAGACGACGAACGCCGGCCGCTGTTCGACATCAGGCTCAAGGGCCGGGTCGGCTTCCACCCCTTCGAACTAGGCCGGGAGCGGCTGCGACGGTTGCTCGAGGAAATCGCCGCCCCACTCCACGTGGAAATCCGTAGCAGCCTCTCCCTGGTCGTCCGCGGCGGCGAGGAGGAAGCGGTCAAGAAGAGCCTGGGCGAGATCGAACGCGACGTCCTGAAGGAACTCATCGGCGCCGGCAGCGAGTACCAGGGGCGCGAGGAAGAACTGGCGCGCCTCGCCCTGAGCCTGCGCGATGCGGTGCAGAGGGGGAACGTGGACGGAGACGAGCTGCTGGCTTTGCTGGAAGGGATGGACGAATGA
- a CDS encoding AAA family ATPase, producing MMQILSIHLRNIKSHRDAELDFSPGINVLSGPNGIGKSTVFEAIGYALFGVDAQSFVGNIERFISIGARKGEISVAFQVDDQSWRVTRTVGAPGKWLLARKTGMGFEVEDHKDAKETEARLKELLGLESSRSLAEQFELVIGPFQNDFLGPFVIRQPAKRRDKFDEILGIDTWRKTFSETNTLLKAIKGKIDVLQAEIDSRQEQIEVLPEKKNELKSAGVELEQARKDFARQQKDLREIEAGLADLDTREQAIRKLQAEMATHGERIRNGREKIGAQQERIGEAEQAQQVIAATATGRNAFENASARLAELREQQKSQRLLEQEVAALDKQLSGLKVRHEAEIRTIEQVRDELRHEEESLIQRKASLAPGAELEALAERLPGIRGTLDILRKQLGLLEGSRTGIAEGSEKLAEGICPFFQESCLNITDQPPQDVFSGKLAKLDRERRHLGLELDKLLQEEIAARRADERLREIRIQLQGLEQEAVKIARRSKANEERGTALEGLRREQTTVQMLLAEKQSALSSFSRLQEDIEATEQDQRRHQDARDRYLANQKHAAELEQRQAELHKFQQLLDQLLEELAEQEGALKQASEFYDAGRHQLLRGQKDELREAIGILRQKIDGLSEKVVRLTAEIDKLERIEKENEEKKNRARVFGEKEELVKFLRNRVFRNVSAYLSERFREKISLRADRIYRTIAEVDEELYWGEDYRIVLRDMVEGEIRERSDDQLSGGQTMSAVVALRLALLQTIGARVAFFDEPTSNLDAARRENLARAFRAIDVGREEVTEHWYDQLFLISHDVAFTEITDQIIELGR from the coding sequence ATGATGCAGATCCTCTCCATCCATCTCAGGAACATCAAATCTCATCGCGACGCGGAGCTTGATTTTTCACCCGGCATCAACGTGCTCTCCGGACCGAACGGAATCGGCAAGAGCACGGTTTTCGAAGCGATCGGCTACGCCCTGTTCGGAGTCGATGCGCAGAGTTTCGTCGGCAACATCGAACGGTTCATCTCCATCGGAGCTCGGAAAGGGGAGATTTCCGTCGCCTTCCAGGTAGATGACCAGTCATGGCGCGTGACACGTACCGTCGGCGCACCGGGCAAATGGCTTCTGGCCAGGAAGACCGGAATGGGATTCGAGGTCGAGGATCACAAGGATGCCAAAGAGACCGAAGCACGGCTCAAGGAGCTCCTCGGCCTTGAAAGCAGCCGCTCGCTGGCCGAACAGTTCGAACTGGTGATCGGTCCCTTCCAGAATGACTTTCTCGGACCCTTCGTGATCCGCCAACCGGCAAAACGCCGTGACAAGTTCGATGAAATTCTCGGCATCGACACCTGGCGCAAGACCTTTTCCGAAACCAATACCCTGCTCAAAGCGATCAAAGGGAAGATCGACGTGCTGCAGGCGGAAATCGACAGCCGACAGGAACAGATCGAAGTACTGCCGGAGAAAAAAAACGAGCTGAAATCAGCCGGGGTGGAACTCGAACAGGCGCGGAAGGATTTTGCCCGGCAGCAGAAGGACCTTCGGGAAATCGAGGCCGGGCTGGCTGATCTCGACACCCGCGAGCAGGCGATCCGGAAACTTCAGGCAGAGATGGCCACCCACGGGGAACGCATCCGTAACGGCCGGGAAAAAATCGGCGCCCAGCAGGAGCGCATCGGTGAAGCCGAACAGGCGCAGCAGGTGATTGCCGCGACCGCGACCGGAAGGAACGCCTTCGAAAATGCCTCCGCACGCCTCGCCGAACTGCGCGAACAGCAGAAAAGCCAGCGCCTGCTTGAGCAGGAAGTGGCCGCCCTCGACAAACAGCTTTCCGGGCTCAAGGTCCGGCATGAGGCCGAAATCCGGACTATTGAGCAGGTTCGGGACGAACTGAGGCATGAAGAAGAGAGCCTGATTCAGCGGAAAGCCTCCCTGGCGCCGGGCGCCGAGCTTGAGGCCCTGGCCGAACGCCTCCCCGGGATCCGCGGCACTCTGGATATCCTGCGGAAACAGCTGGGCCTGCTCGAGGGAAGCCGCACCGGGATCGCGGAGGGAAGCGAAAAACTCGCCGAGGGGATCTGTCCTTTTTTCCAGGAGTCCTGCCTGAACATTACCGATCAACCGCCTCAGGACGTTTTCTCCGGCAAGCTGGCGAAGCTGGACCGGGAGCGCCGGCATCTCGGCCTCGAGCTCGATAAATTGCTGCAAGAAGAAATAGCGGCCCGGCGTGCTGATGAGCGCCTCAGGGAAATCCGGATTCAGCTGCAGGGGCTGGAGCAGGAGGCGGTGAAAATCGCCCGGCGCAGCAAGGCCAACGAAGAGAGGGGCACCGCGCTCGAGGGGTTGCGGCGGGAGCAGACAACGGTACAGATGCTGCTCGCCGAAAAGCAGTCGGCGCTGTCCTCTTTCAGCCGTCTGCAGGAGGACATCGAGGCGACGGAACAGGATCAGCGCCGGCACCAGGATGCCCGTGACCGCTACCTGGCCAACCAGAAGCATGCGGCGGAGCTGGAGCAGCGCCAGGCCGAACTGCACAAGTTCCAGCAGCTCCTCGATCAACTGCTGGAAGAATTGGCGGAACAGGAAGGCGCCCTGAAACAGGCAAGCGAATTTTACGATGCCGGCCGGCACCAGCTGCTGCGCGGACAGAAAGACGAACTGCGCGAGGCCATCGGCATTCTGCGTCAGAAGATCGATGGCCTGAGTGAAAAGGTCGTGCGGCTCACCGCCGAGATCGACAAACTCGAACGGATCGAGAAGGAAAACGAAGAGAAAAAGAACCGGGCGCGCGTTTTCGGGGAAAAGGAAGAACTCGTAAAATTCTTGCGCAACAGGGTCTTCCGAAACGTTTCAGCTTACCTCTCGGAACGTTTCCGCGAAAAGATCAGCCTGCGCGCCGACAGGATCTACCGAACCATCGCCGAGGTGGACGAAGAACTCTACTGGGGTGAGGATTATCGCATCGTCTTGCGCGACATGGTCGAGGGCGAAATTCGGGAGCGCAGCGACGACCAGCTCTCCGGCGGCCAGACGATGAGCGCAGTGGTAGCTCTGCGTCTGGCGCTGCTGCAGACGATCGGCGCCCGGGTCGCCTTCTTCGATGAGCCGACCTCCAACCTCGACGCCGCCCGCCGGGAGAACCTGGCCCGCGCCTTCCGCGCGATCGACGTCGGCCGCGAGGAAGTGACCGAACACTGGTACGATCAGCTTTTTCTGATCAGCCACGACGTCGCCTTCACCGAAATCACCGATCAGATCATCGAGCTGGGGCGGTGA
- a CDS encoding lysophospholipid acyltransferase family protein, with translation MKRSGTSEPGRSRPEDLYGRRSTHWRSSLLAAFASFVLSLLHRSWKTETVGLEHLENLMGSQERILVVFWHGKYLPFFTILRDRGACIFSSRSVRGEVIAGICRHFGHHCLTIPGHTGEGALHLMREALTGRKMAALVPDGPLGPYHQVKHGVIRLAADLGMTLLPASAAARPRLVLTRRWDRMEIPLPFSRVRLDIGEPIAIPRDLGGHPIDWWEEEVRDALEGVGEAAEAGLKQRR, from the coding sequence ATGAAGCGATCCGGCACGTCCGAACCGGGTCGGTCCCGCCCTGAGGATCTTTACGGTCGACGATCGACGCATTGGCGCTCTTCCCTGCTGGCCGCGTTCGCCTCATTCGTTCTGAGCCTGCTGCACCGGAGCTGGAAAACCGAAACGGTCGGCCTGGAACACCTCGAAAATCTAATGGGCAGTCAGGAGCGAATACTCGTTGTCTTCTGGCACGGAAAGTATCTTCCTTTCTTCACCATTCTCCGGGACCGGGGGGCCTGCATTTTCTCCAGCCGGTCCGTGCGGGGAGAAGTAATTGCCGGCATCTGCCGCCACTTCGGTCATCATTGCCTGACGATTCCTGGTCATACGGGAGAGGGGGCCCTGCACCTGATGCGGGAAGCCCTGACGGGGCGGAAGATGGCGGCCCTGGTGCCGGACGGGCCTCTGGGGCCCTATCATCAGGTCAAGCATGGAGTCATCCGCCTCGCGGCCGATCTCGGGATGACCCTGCTCCCCGCATCGGCGGCGGCCCGTCCCAGGCTCGTCCTGACCCGCCGCTGGGACCGCATGGAAATTCCCCTCCCGTTTTCCCGGGTTCGGCTGGACATTGGCGAGCCGATCGCGATCCCAAGGGATCTCGGAGGGCATCCGATCGACTGGTGGGAGGAGGAGGTCAGGGATGCGCTGGAGGGGGTTGGAGAGGCGGCGGAGGCGGGGCTGAAGCAAAGGCGTTAA
- a CDS encoding LemA family protein: MFKRLLPFVLAAFILLPSLSGCGYNQIQKNEEAVTAAWADVEATYQRRADLIPNLVETVKAYASHERETLQSVTEARARVGQVNVSAEDLNDPAAMQKFQAAQGELSGALSRLLVVAERYPDLKANQNFLDLQHQLEGTENRINVARQRYNQSVQVFNSSIRTFPNNLTNKFLLHLERKEPFQAETGAEKAPQVKF; encoded by the coding sequence ATGTTTAAACGCCTCTTGCCCTTTGTACTTGCCGCTTTCATTCTTCTTCCCTCCCTTTCCGGCTGCGGCTACAACCAGATCCAGAAGAACGAGGAGGCGGTGACCGCCGCCTGGGCCGATGTGGAGGCCACCTACCAGCGCCGCGCCGATCTGATCCCCAATCTGGTGGAGACAGTAAAGGCCTACGCCTCCCATGAACGGGAGACCCTGCAATCGGTCACCGAGGCTCGGGCCCGGGTGGGCCAGGTGAACGTCTCAGCCGAAGACCTGAACGATCCGGCGGCCATGCAGAAATTTCAGGCCGCCCAGGGCGAACTCTCCGGCGCCCTCTCCCGCCTGCTGGTGGTGGCCGAGCGTTATCCCGACCTCAAGGCCAACCAGAACTTCCTCGATCTGCAGCACCAGCTGGAAGGGACGGAGAACCGCATCAACGTCGCCCGCCAGCGCTACAACCAGTCGGTGCAGGTCTTCAACTCCTCCATCCGGACTTTTCCCAACAACCTGACCAACAAATTCCTCCTCCACCTCGAGCGAAAGGAACCCTTCCAGGCCGAGACCGGTGCCGAGAAGGCCCCCCAGGTGAAGTTCTAA